The Phycisphaerae bacterium nucleotide sequence TTGACGAACGAAAACTCCCCGGAATAGATCGCGTAGTCCGTCCCGCACATCCCCGCCCGAACCACCCGACACAACACGTCATGCGGCCCGATCTCCGGAATCTCCACGTCCATGAGCCGCAAATCCAACGGTTTGACCAGCCGAACCGCCTTCATCGTCGCCATGACCTAGACCTTTCGAGTATCATTAGTTATTAACTATAACCATAAGTCGTATCTGAAAAAGGGGACATTCTACTTTTCTGGTCACAGGTTCATTTGACGTACCATGAAGAAAAGTAGAATGTCATCCTCGATGGACAAAACTCGTTGACAGCGGTTGCCGGTGGCAGTAAGATTGTTAACTGTTAACAATATGGTTGTCATACAGCATTATACAAGGTCCGGGACCGAATGAAAGCGGAAAAACCCATCTCGCCGGTCTCCCGTCGGTCGCTGAGCGAGCAGGCCGCCGAGCACCTCCGCGAAGCCATTCTCCGCGGGCAAATCAAGCCCGGCCAGCGGATCATCGAGGAAGAAGTCGCGGCCATGATGCAGACCAGCCGCGGACCGATCCGAGACGCCCTGATCCTGCTCGAACACGAGGGGTTGGTGGTCCGCGAGCGGAATCGCGGAGCCACCGTGGTCAGCCTCTCCGCGGAGGATTACGAGGAGGTCTGGAGCCTCCGCATGGCCCTCGAAGGTCTTGCCCTGCACGGTGCGTTCGAGCGGGCCGACGAGGACGACCTGCGGCGGCTCGAAGGCGTGGTCGACGAGCTGGCGGCGTGCCTGGAGAGCGATTTTTCGGTCCAGGAGGCGGTGGACCTGGATCTGCGTTTTCACGAGGAGCTGGTCAACGCCTCGCACCACCGCCGGCTGATCGCCTATTGGCAGGGGCTGCGGTCGCAGATCTGGTACCTGATTTTCACCCGCAACATCGGCGAGGGCGTCAGCTACCCGCGTGAGGGGCACGTCTACCACAAGGACCTGATCGAAGCCCTTCGCAACAAGGATCTGGCCCGAGGTGAGGAGCTTTTGCGGTCGCACCTCGACAGCGCCTACTCCGATCTGATCACGGTCCAGAAATCCCGGCGCAAGAGCAAGAGCGGCGGCTGAGGCATTCATTAGTATAAGTAAGGAATCACCAACGTGCAGATTGACGCCGATACCCAACGCGAGTTTCTGCGGCGGATGATGGCCATCCGCATCTTCGAGAGCGAAATGGCCGCCCGGTTTTCCCAGGGCGAGTTGCCCGGGTTCATGCACGTTTACCTGGGCGAAGAGGCCACCGGCGTGGGCGTCTGCGGCGCGCTGCGGAAGGACGACACGATCACGAGCACGCACCGCGGCCACGGCCACTGCATCGCCAAGGGCGGCGAACTGCGGAAGGTGGCGGCGGAACTGATGGGCAAGGAGGCGGGCTACTCGCACGGTCGCGGCGGCAGCATGCACATTTTTTCGAAGGAGCTGGGCATTCTCGGGAGCAACGGGATCGTGGGCGGCGGATTGCCGCTGGCCACCGGGGCTGGTCTGGCCGCCAAGCTGCAGAAGAGCGACCGGGTCAGCGTGTGCTTTTTCGGCGACGGAGCGGCCAACGAGGGCGTCTTCCACGAGTCGCTGAACATGGCCGGGGTCCACCGCCTGCCGGTGATCTACGTCTGCGAGAACAATCTCTACGCGACCGAGACTCCGGTCCGCGATGCGACCCGCACCAAGGACTTCGCCGACCGCGCCGCGATCTACGGCATGCCGGGCGTGATCGCCGACGGCAACGACGTGCTCGACGTGCACGCCAAGGCGTCGGAGGCGGTGGCCCGGGCCCGCCGCGGCGAGGGTCCGACGCTTCTGGAGAGCAAGACCTACCGCGTCTGCGGCCACTACGTCGGCCACGCCGAGACCGGCTACCGCACCAAGGAGGAGCTGGAGCAGTGGCAGCGGCGCGACCCGATCCAACTCTTCTCGAAGCGGCTGATCGACGCGCGGATCATGACGGCAGAGCAGATCGACCGGATGCGCGAGCAGGTCAAAAAGGAGTTCGACGACGCCTACGCCTGGGCCAAGGCTGCGCCGTCGCCGAAACCGGAGAGCGCCCTGGACTTCGTCTGGGCGTGAATCAGGGCAAGCGGACGAGCGACATGGCAAGCACAGCGACGACCGCCGGACAGACCGGGCAAACGCAACCGCGGCCGAACCGGCCGCCTCAAAAGGAGCATACGAGCGTGAGGCAGATCACGTA carries:
- a CDS encoding GntR family transcriptional regulator — encoded protein: MKAEKPISPVSRRSLSEQAAEHLREAILRGQIKPGQRIIEEEVAAMMQTSRGPIRDALILLEHEGLVVRERNRGATVVSLSAEDYEEVWSLRMALEGLALHGAFERADEDDLRRLEGVVDELAACLESDFSVQEAVDLDLRFHEELVNASHHRRLIAYWQGLRSQIWYLIFTRNIGEGVSYPREGHVYHKDLIEALRNKDLARGEELLRSHLDSAYSDLITVQKSRRKSKSGG
- a CDS encoding thiamine pyrophosphate-dependent dehydrogenase E1 component subunit alpha codes for the protein MQIDADTQREFLRRMMAIRIFESEMAARFSQGELPGFMHVYLGEEATGVGVCGALRKDDTITSTHRGHGHCIAKGGELRKVAAELMGKEAGYSHGRGGSMHIFSKELGILGSNGIVGGGLPLATGAGLAAKLQKSDRVSVCFFGDGAANEGVFHESLNMAGVHRLPVIYVCENNLYATETPVRDATRTKDFADRAAIYGMPGVIADGNDVLDVHAKASEAVARARRGEGPTLLESKTYRVCGHYVGHAETGYRTKEELEQWQRRDPIQLFSKRLIDARIMTAEQIDRMREQVKKEFDDAYAWAKAAPSPKPESALDFVWA